In bacterium, the genomic window CGGTCAACAGCAGCTGATGACCGGCTTCCCGCTCGTGTCCGCCCTGCCCTACGCCGAGGCGGCGGCCAAGGTCGAGCACCCGGTCACCTGCCTGGACTGCCACGACCCCGAGTCGACGCAGCTGCGCATCACGCGCCCCGGCCTGCTCAACGGCCTCGCCGCGCTGGCCGCGAGCGACGACCCCGTGCTCCACCTGGCCTCGATCGGGAAGTGGCGCGAGGGCGACCGTGCGACCCCCTACAACCCGAACGAGCTGGCCAGCCGCCAGGAACTGCGGACCCTGGTCTGCGCGCAGTGCCACGTGGAGTACTACTGCGCCGCGAAGGCCACGCTGTTCTTCCCCTGGGGCAAGGGCCTGCAGGTCGAGGACATCGAGGCGGTCTACGACGAGTACGTCTTCCCCGACGGCTCCCCGTTCATGGACTTCAAGCACAAGACGACCGGCGCCGCGGCCGTGAAGGCCCAGCATCCCGAATTCGAGCTATGGAGCCAGGGCATCCACGCCCGCGCCGGCGTCGCCTGCGCGGACTGCCACATGCCCTACGTGCGCGAGGGCGCGCTGAAGGTGAGCGACCACCACGTGCGCAGCCCGCTGCTCAACTCCGCGAAGGCCTGCCAGGTCTGCCACCGCGACAGCGAGGAGGAGCTCGTCGCCCGGGTCTACACCATCCAGGACCGCACGAAGCAGCTGATGGACCGGGCCATGGACGCCGTCGTCGCCCTGATCGCCGAGACCGAGCAGGCGATGGCCGCCGGCGCCACCGACGCCCAGCTGGCGGAGGCCCGCGCCCTGCAGCGCCGGGCCCAGTTCCGGGTGGACTTCATCAACGCCGAGAACTCGATGGGCTTCCACGCCCCGCAGGAGGCGGCGCGGATCCTGGGCGAGGCGATCGACTACGCCCATCAGGGCCGATTGAGCATCGCGCACATCCTGCCGTGACAGGGGACGCACTCAGGGCACCTCGTGTGCCCTGAGTGCTTGGCCTTCCGGCCCTTTCGCCATCCTGGCTTCAGGGCCTCCAGGACACCCCTGTCACGGCAGGATGTGCGGATCCTCGCCACATCAGAGCGCGGGCAGGGACATTTTCGCGGCCAGGGTTAAACCTTTTATGGGTCGGGTGCGTCCTAGGCATGTTCGCGCGTCCATCGTCACGGCGCGGACCAACCTTCGATCGGAGGACGCCATGTCCCAGCGCCAATCGCTCCTGGTCCTCGCCACCGTCACCGCGGTCTGCGGATTTTCCGCGGAGGCGACGGCCCGCAACCGCCACCACGATCACGATCGCATCGAGGGTTCGGGCAAGCTCGAGACCCGCGACTTCGACCTGCGGGGCTGGCACGACCTGCGGCTCGACGGTTCCATGGACATCGAGGTCCGGATCGGCGCCGAACACGCCGCCCACGTCACCCTGGACGACAACCTCTTCGCCAACCTCGTGCTCGAGGTGCAGGACGGCACGCTGGTCGTGGACTGGCGCGACGAGTGCGACGCCGGCGACGACACCAAGCTGGCGCTGACCGTGCCGGCCCTGACCGCCCTGGAGATCAACGGCGCCGGCGACGTCGACGTCGCGGGTCTCGCCGGCGGGAACTTCGGGCTGCGGGTCCGCGGCGCCGGCGACGTCGACCTGGCCGGGCGGGTCGACGCCCTGGACATCCGCGTCGACGGCGCCGGCGACGTCGATGCCGACGCCCTGACGGCCAAGGACGTCGAGGTCGAGATCGCCGGCGCCGGCGACGTCGACGTGACGGCCTCCGGCAGCTTCGACGGCGCCATCCGGGGCGTGGGCG contains:
- a CDS encoding ammonia-forming cytochrome c nitrite reductase subunit c552; translated protein: MKIRLVLVAVASALAVVALFALRDNIAERKTEAKTTVFEVVDVDEQTTDPAVWGRNFPRQYDSYRRTVDMERTRFGGSEADPFAVGADSIHKTTSRIEQDPRLKTMWNGYAFAIDFREERGHAYMLHDQQETERVLQRPQVGACLHCHASITVAYREAGLAAGAPGSLSDPLLSDNGQQQLMTGFPLVSALPYAEAAAKVEHPVTCLDCHDPESTQLRITRPGLLNGLAALAASDDPVLHLASIGKWREGDRATPYNPNELASRQELRTLVCAQCHVEYYCAAKATLFFPWGKGLQVEDIEAVYDEYVFPDGSPFMDFKHKTTGAAAVKAQHPEFELWSQGIHARAGVACADCHMPYVREGALKVSDHHVRSPLLNSAKACQVCHRDSEEELVARVYTIQDRTKQLMDRAMDAVVALIAETEQAMAAGATDAQLAEARALQRRAQFRVDFINAENSMGFHAPQEAARILGEAIDYAHQGRLSIAHILP
- a CDS encoding head GIN domain-containing protein, which translates into the protein MSQRQSLLVLATVTAVCGFSAEATARNRHHDHDRIEGSGKLETRDFDLRGWHDLRLDGSMDIEVRIGAEHAAHVTLDDNLFANLVLEVQDGTLVVDWRDECDAGDDTKLALTVPALTALEINGAGDVDVAGLAGGNFGLRVRGAGDVDLAGRVDALDIRVDGAGDVDADALTAKDVEVEIAGAGDVDVTASGSFDGAIRGVGDISYGGDPAQVTTKVSGIGGIHKR